A stretch of the Synechocystis sp. PCC 7338 genome encodes the following:
- a CDS encoding Hsp70 family protein yields MSYAIDFGTTNTVIARWNEVTRQGELIDLPSLSRPLGDSGPLVPSLLYVENAALGQVAIAREVMDQGRDIPSDARFFRNFKRGIGATVQGFLPQLDGCTLSLETLGQWYLNKLIRTLTEQEGKGPDCLALTVPVDSFESYRHWLSHTCRSWGVEEVRLLDEPTAAALGYGVGDANQILVLDFGGGTVDFSWVQLGEKTAKSRAGFLLKWGDVLGGGKTAEKSVLAKVLAKAGANLGGSDIDYWISEYFTQAQGLQVSPWIKRLAERLKIALAQAEEATEVYFDDQALESYEFQLRRSDLTEILQQRQFFDRLTALWEQVQQTAQRRGLTPADLDAVLVVGGTSQLPMVQDWIKAQFPANKIRNQQPFGAIALGALQIYQGREVQDYLYHSYGVRYWNRRKNSHNWHPIIKNGQAYPMADPIELTLGASLDNQPSIELIVGELGSSIGATEVYFDGNQLITRVLEDQEFTVQPLNDRHGARQIAQLSPPGVPGGDRIKVKFWVDDQRYLRLTVEDLLQQKLLLENQVVAQLR; encoded by the coding sequence GTGTCCTACGCCATTGATTTTGGTACAACCAATACCGTCATTGCCCGCTGGAATGAAGTGACCCGTCAAGGAGAGCTAATTGACTTGCCCTCCCTAAGCCGTCCCTTGGGGGATAGTGGCCCCTTGGTCCCCAGTTTGCTCTATGTGGAAAATGCGGCCCTTGGCCAGGTGGCGATCGCCAGGGAAGTGATGGATCAAGGCAGGGATATTCCCAGTGATGCCAGATTTTTTCGCAACTTTAAGCGAGGCATTGGGGCGACGGTGCAGGGATTTTTACCCCAATTGGATGGCTGTACGTTGTCCTTGGAAACATTGGGGCAGTGGTATTTAAATAAATTAATCCGAACCTTAACGGAGCAAGAAGGCAAAGGGCCCGATTGTTTAGCCTTGACGGTGCCGGTGGACAGCTTTGAATCCTATCGCCATTGGCTGAGCCACACCTGTCGTAGTTGGGGAGTGGAGGAAGTGCGCCTGTTGGATGAACCCACGGCCGCCGCCTTGGGCTACGGAGTGGGGGATGCTAACCAAATCTTGGTACTGGATTTTGGTGGGGGTACAGTGGACTTTTCCTGGGTGCAGTTGGGGGAAAAGACCGCAAAAAGCCGGGCAGGATTTCTACTCAAATGGGGAGATGTGCTTGGCGGTGGAAAAACAGCGGAAAAATCTGTCCTCGCTAAGGTGTTGGCCAAGGCAGGGGCCAATTTAGGCGGTAGTGACATTGACTATTGGATTAGTGAATATTTCACCCAGGCCCAAGGTTTACAGGTTTCCCCCTGGATTAAACGTTTAGCGGAACGGCTCAAAATTGCCCTGGCCCAAGCAGAAGAAGCCACAGAAGTTTACTTTGATGACCAAGCCCTAGAATCCTATGAGTTTCAACTGCGGCGGTCGGACTTAACAGAAATCCTCCAGCAAAGGCAATTTTTCGACCGGCTAACGGCCCTGTGGGAACAGGTGCAGCAAACGGCCCAACGACGGGGTTTGACTCCCGCTGACCTGGATGCAGTGTTGGTGGTGGGGGGTACCAGTCAATTGCCCATGGTGCAAGATTGGATTAAGGCCCAATTTCCCGCCAATAAAATTCGTAATCAACAACCCTTTGGGGCGATCGCCTTGGGAGCGTTGCAAATTTACCAGGGCCGGGAGGTACAGGATTATCTCTACCATAGCTATGGAGTGCGGTATTGGAATCGCCGTAAAAATAGCCATAATTGGCATCCCATTATCAAAAATGGGCAAGCTTATCCCATGGCCGACCCCATCGAATTAACCCTGGGAGCTTCCTTGGATAATCAGCCCAGCATTGAACTAATTGTGGGAGAGTTGGGGTCTAGCATTGGGGCCACGGAGGTGTACTTTGACGGCAATCAGTTAATCACTAGGGTTTTGGAAGACCAAGAGTTCACAGTTCAACCCCTCAACGACCGCCATGGGGCCAGGCAAATTGCCCAACTGTCTCCCCCTGGCGTCCCCGGTGGCGATCGCATTAAGGTCAAATTTTGGGTGGACGACCAGCGTTATCTACGGCTTACTGTGGAAGATCTGTTACAGCAGAAATTATTGCTGGAAAATCAAGTGGTGGCCCAGTTGCGTTAA
- the hisH gene encoding imidazole glycerol phosphate synthase subunit HisH has product MGYIAVVDYDMGNLHSVCKGLEKVGGNPLVTDHAQVIDGATAIVLPGVGSFDPAVQHLRARGLEEVLKKVIAKGTPFLGICLGSQLLFDSSEEGQEKGLGIFPGQVKHFHSEPGLTIPHMGWNGLEFNQPDLCLWQALPPEPQVYFVHSYYMAPLDPQVVAASTTHGSQTIAAAIAKDNVMAVQFHPEKSSNLGLKILANFVQKVL; this is encoded by the coding sequence ATGGGTTACATCGCCGTCGTTGACTATGATATGGGCAATCTCCACTCCGTCTGTAAGGGTCTGGAGAAAGTGGGGGGTAATCCCCTCGTTACGGACCATGCCCAGGTTATTGATGGTGCCACGGCCATTGTCCTGCCGGGGGTAGGTTCCTTTGATCCGGCGGTGCAACATTTGCGAGCCAGGGGCTTAGAAGAGGTACTCAAAAAGGTGATCGCCAAGGGGACTCCTTTTTTGGGCATTTGCTTAGGTTCTCAACTGCTATTTGACAGTTCCGAAGAGGGCCAGGAAAAGGGGCTGGGCATTTTCCCTGGGCAAGTCAAACATTTCCATTCCGAGCCGGGATTGACCATTCCCCACATGGGCTGGAATGGCTTGGAGTTTAACCAACCGGATTTATGCCTTTGGCAAGCTCTGCCCCCGGAACCCCAGGTGTATTTTGTCCACTCCTACTACATGGCTCCCCTTGATCCCCAGGTAGTTGCCGCTAGCACTACCCATGGCAGCCAAACCATCGCGGCGGCGATCGCCAAAGATAATGTGATGGCAGTGCAATTCCACCCGGAAAAGTCCTCTAACCTGGGGCTAAAAATTTTGGCTAACTTCGTTCAGAAGGTGCTTTGA
- a CDS encoding NAD(P)/FAD-dependent oxidoreductase, which produces MITTDVVIIGAGHNGLVCAAYLLQRGLGVMLLEKREVPGGAATTEALMPELSPQFRFNRCAIDHEFIFLGPVLQELNLSRYGLEYLFCDPSVFCPGLDGEAFMAYRSLAQTCAHIATYSPRDAEKYQQFVNYWTDLLTAVQPAFNAPPQALLDLALNYGWENLKSVLAIAGSKTKALDFIRTMIGSPEDVLNEWFDSERVKAPLARLCSEIGAPPSQKGSSSGMMMVAMRHGEGIARPKGGTGSLTDALVKLVQAQGGKILTDQTVKRVLVENNQAIGVEVASGEQYRARKGIISNIDARRLFLQLVEPAALAKVDQTLGERLERRTVNNNEAILKIDCALSGLPYFTAMAGEQDLTGTILIADSVRHVEEAHALIALGQVPDANPSLYVDIPTLLDPTMAPPGKHTLWIEFFAPYCIAGLEGSGLMGTGWTDELKEKVADRVIDKLTDYAPNLKSLIIGRQVESPAELAQRLGSYNGNVYHLDMTLDQMMFLRPLPEIANYQTPIKNLYLTGAGTHPGGSISGMPGRNCARAFLKQQRRFW; this is translated from the coding sequence ATGATCACCACCGATGTCGTCATTATTGGGGCGGGGCACAATGGCCTAGTCTGTGCGGCCTATCTGCTCCAACGGGGCTTGGGAGTGATGTTACTAGAAAAGCGGGAAGTGCCTGGGGGCGCGGCCACCACAGAAGCACTCATGCCGGAGCTATCTCCCCAGTTTCGCTTTAACCGCTGTGCCATTGACCACGAATTTATCTTTCTGGGGCCAGTGTTGCAGGAATTAAATTTGTCCCGGTACGGTTTGGAATATTTATTTTGTGACCCCAGTGTTTTTTGTCCCGGGTTGGATGGGGAAGCTTTCATGGCCTACCGTTCCTTAGCTCAAACCTGCGCCCACATCGCCACCTATAGCCCCAGGGACGCGGAAAAATATCAGCAATTTGTCAATTATTGGACGGATTTACTCACCGCTGTCCAGCCTGCCTTTAATGCTCCTCCCCAGGCTTTGCTAGACTTAGCCCTCAACTACGGTTGGGAAAATTTAAAATCCGTGTTGGCGATCGCCGGGTCGAAAACTAAGGCGTTGGATTTTATCCGCACCATGATTGGCTCCCCGGAAGACGTGCTCAATGAATGGTTTGACAGTGAACGAGTGAAGGCTCCCCTGGCCAGACTATGTTCAGAAATTGGGGCTCCCCCATCCCAAAAAGGCAGTAGCTCCGGCATGATGATGGTGGCCATGCGCCATGGGGAAGGCATTGCTAGGCCCAAAGGGGGCACGGGGTCTTTAACAGATGCGTTGGTGAAATTAGTGCAAGCTCAAGGGGGAAAAATCCTCACCGATCAAACCGTCAAACGGGTATTGGTGGAAAACAACCAGGCGATCGGGGTGGAAGTGGCCAGTGGCGAACAGTACCGGGCCAGAAAAGGCATCATTTCTAACATCGATGCCCGCCGTTTATTTTTGCAATTGGTGGAACCGGCGGCCCTAGCTAAGGTGGATCAAACCCTAGGGGAACGGCTGGAACGGCGGACGGTAAACAATAACGAAGCGATTTTAAAAATTGACTGCGCCCTCTCTGGTTTACCCTACTTCACCGCAATGGCCGGAGAACAGGATTTGACAGGAACCATTTTAATCGCCGACTCGGTACGCCATGTGGAGGAGGCCCACGCTCTTATTGCCCTGGGGCAAGTTCCCGACGCTAACCCTTCCCTATATGTAGACATCCCCACCCTCTTGGACCCCACCATGGCCCCCCCAGGCAAGCACACCCTGTGGATCGAATTTTTTGCCCCCTACTGCATTGCTGGATTGGAAGGAAGCGGGTTAATGGGCACAGGTTGGACTGATGAGTTGAAGGAAAAAGTGGCAGATCGGGTGATTGATAAATTGACTGACTATGCCCCTAACCTAAAATCCTTAATTATTGGTCGCCAGGTGGAAAGTCCGGCGGAATTAGCCCAACGGCTGGGGAGTTACAACGGCAATGTTTACCATTTAGATATGACCCTCGATCAAATGATGTTCCTGCGACCCCTACCGGAAATCGCTAACTATCAAACCCCCATCAAAAATCTTTACTTAACTGGGGCCGGCACCCATCCCGGGGGCTCCATCTCCGGTATGCCTGGTAGAAATTGCGCTCGGGCTTTTTTGAAGCAACAACGACGTTTTTGGTGA
- a CDS encoding aldehyde dehydrogenase family protein yields MLKTITAEQRQFFRLRKTQSMEERLSLLTKLKAQIQAQEKDIITALQQDFGKPPFETYVNEILGVIREINYYQKHLQQWSKAQRAGINLLVFPATAQLRPEPLGLVLIISPWNYPFYLCLMPLIGAIAAGNCVVIKPSEYTPAISGVMAQLIQNVFPPGWATVVEGDETVSQQLLQEKFDHIFFTGSARVGRLIMTAAAEQLTPVTLELGGKSPCVVDREINLQETAKRIMWGKLVNAGQTCVAPDYLLVEQSCIGQLLPALQQAIKILFGENPAQNPDYTRIINQRQWSRLVCLLGHGKVITGGEHDEGDRYIAPTLMIESDLNSPLMQEEIFGPILPILTYENLAEAIDFIRSKPKPLALYFFSNNRQKQEQMLQFTSSGSVCLNDILLHLTVAELPFGGVGESGMGRYHGKASFDTFSNYKSILRRPFWGETNLRYPPYGKKMNLIKRLFS; encoded by the coding sequence ATGCTTAAAACTATTACTGCTGAGCAAAGACAGTTTTTTCGTCTTCGTAAAACTCAATCGATGGAGGAAAGATTAAGCTTACTGACAAAACTAAAAGCGCAAATTCAAGCCCAGGAAAAAGATATCATTACTGCCCTCCAGCAGGACTTTGGTAAGCCCCCTTTTGAAACCTATGTAAATGAAATTTTAGGGGTAATTAGGGAAATTAATTATTATCAAAAACATCTTCAGCAATGGTCAAAAGCCCAACGAGCGGGTATTAATTTACTGGTGTTTCCTGCCACGGCCCAACTAAGACCAGAACCCCTTGGTTTAGTGCTAATTATTAGCCCCTGGAATTATCCTTTTTATCTTTGTTTGATGCCCTTAATCGGGGCGATCGCCGCTGGTAATTGTGTGGTGATAAAGCCGTCAGAATACACCCCGGCCATCAGTGGAGTAATGGCCCAATTAATCCAGAACGTATTTCCCCCAGGTTGGGCGACGGTGGTGGAAGGGGATGAAACCGTTAGCCAACAATTGTTACAGGAAAAATTTGACCATATTTTCTTCACTGGCAGTGCTAGGGTGGGTCGGTTAATTATGACAGCGGCGGCAGAGCAATTAACCCCAGTTACTTTGGAATTGGGCGGTAAATCTCCCTGTGTGGTGGATAGGGAAATTAACCTTCAGGAAACGGCTAAACGAATTATGTGGGGCAAGCTAGTCAATGCAGGGCAAACCTGTGTAGCGCCGGATTATTTGTTGGTGGAGCAATCTTGTATAGGGCAACTTTTGCCAGCCTTACAACAAGCCATTAAGATACTTTTTGGGGAAAATCCGGCCCAGAACCCCGACTACACTCGCATTATTAACCAACGACAATGGTCACGGTTAGTGTGTTTATTAGGCCATGGCAAAGTGATTACGGGGGGAGAGCATGACGAAGGCGATCGCTATATTGCACCGACTCTAATGATTGAGTCGGATCTTAATTCTCCATTAATGCAAGAAGAAATCTTTGGCCCCATCCTGCCAATTTTGACCTATGAAAACTTGGCAGAAGCAATAGATTTTATTCGCTCTAAGCCTAAACCATTGGCGTTATATTTTTTCAGTAATAATCGACAAAAACAAGAGCAAATGTTGCAATTTACCAGCTCTGGCAGTGTTTGCTTGAACGACATTCTCTTACATTTAACCGTGGCAGAATTACCCTTTGGTGGGGTAGGAGAAAGTGGCATGGGTCGCTACCATGGTAAAGCTAGTTTTGACACATTTAGTAACTACAAAAGTATTTTACGTCGTCCCTTTTGGGGGGAAACCAATCTCCGTTATCCTCCCTATGGGAAAAAGATGAACTTGATTAAGCGACTTTTTTCTTAG
- the thrS gene encoding threonine--tRNA ligase, protein MAKPPVSPDTIALPRTSESENLKKIRHTTSHIMAMAVQKLFPKAQVTIGPWTETGFYYDFDVEEPFTEADLKAIKKEMVKIINKKLPVIREELSREEAKQKIEAIQEPYKLEILAGIHEPITLYHLGDQWWDLCAGPHLENTADINPKAIALESVAGAYWRGDANNAQLQRIYGTAWETPEQLAEYQRRKEEALKRDHRKLGKELGLFIFSDPVGPGLPLWTPKGTIIRTVLEDFLKQEQIKRGYLPVVTPHIARVDLFKQSGHWQKYHEDMFPMMAESAEEAAQEIGFVLKPMNCPFHIQIYKSELRSYRDLPQRLAEFGTVYRYEQSGELGGLTRVRGFTVDDSHLFVTPDQLDAEFLSVVDLILTVFKSLQLKNFKARLSFRDPESDKYIGSDEAWEKAQGAIRRAVQELEMDYFEAPGEAAFYGPKLDFIFQDALEREWQLGTVQVDYNLPERFDLEYIAADGSRQRPVMIHRAPFGSLERLIGILIEEYAGDFPLWLAPIQVRLLAVSDEFLPFAQSVVKQMQFLGLRAEVDTSGDRLGKMIRNAEKQKIPVMAVIGAKEVEANALNIRTRASGELGEIPVTEVLEKLQATVTNHDTW, encoded by the coding sequence ATGGCCAAACCCCCCGTTTCCCCTGATACCATCGCCTTACCCCGCACCAGTGAGTCGGAAAATCTCAAAAAAATCCGCCACACCACTTCCCACATCATGGCCATGGCGGTACAGAAACTCTTTCCTAAAGCCCAGGTAACCATTGGCCCCTGGACAGAGACAGGCTTTTACTACGATTTCGATGTGGAAGAGCCGTTTACAGAGGCGGATTTGAAGGCGATCAAAAAAGAGATGGTGAAGATAATTAATAAAAAATTGCCGGTGATTCGGGAAGAACTCAGTCGAGAAGAGGCCAAACAAAAGATTGAGGCAATCCAAGAACCGTACAAACTGGAAATCCTCGCCGGCATCCATGAACCCATCACCCTTTACCATCTGGGGGATCAATGGTGGGACCTCTGTGCCGGGCCCCATTTAGAAAATACTGCCGACATTAACCCCAAGGCGATCGCCCTCGAAAGTGTGGCGGGAGCTTACTGGCGGGGAGATGCCAACAATGCCCAACTGCAAAGAATTTATGGAACTGCTTGGGAAACCCCAGAACAACTGGCAGAATATCAACGGCGCAAGGAAGAAGCCCTCAAAAGGGACCACCGCAAACTCGGTAAGGAATTAGGACTATTTATCTTTTCTGACCCCGTAGGCCCCGGTTTACCCCTCTGGACTCCCAAAGGCACAATTATTCGCACCGTTTTGGAGGATTTTCTTAAACAGGAGCAAATTAAGCGGGGCTATTTGCCCGTGGTTACCCCCCACATTGCCCGGGTGGACTTGTTCAAACAATCGGGGCACTGGCAAAAATACCACGAAGACATGTTCCCCATGATGGCGGAATCAGCGGAGGAAGCGGCCCAGGAAATAGGCTTTGTGCTCAAACCGATGAACTGCCCTTTCCATATCCAAATTTATAAAAGTGAACTGCGCTCCTATCGGGATTTGCCCCAACGGTTAGCGGAATTTGGCACCGTCTATCGCTACGAGCAATCGGGGGAACTGGGAGGCTTAACCAGGGTGCGAGGTTTTACGGTGGACGATTCCCATTTATTCGTTACTCCGGATCAGTTGGATGCGGAATTTTTGAGCGTGGTGGATTTGATTCTGACTGTGTTCAAAAGTTTACAACTGAAGAATTTTAAAGCCCGTCTCTCCTTCCGAGATCCGGAATCTGATAAATACATTGGCTCCGATGAAGCCTGGGAAAAGGCCCAGGGAGCGATCCGCCGGGCAGTGCAGGAATTGGAGATGGATTATTTTGAAGCCCCAGGGGAAGCGGCTTTCTACGGTCCTAAACTGGATTTCATTTTCCAAGATGCCCTGGAACGGGAATGGCAGTTGGGAACGGTGCAGGTGGATTACAACTTGCCGGAGCGGTTTGATTTGGAATATATTGCCGCCGATGGTTCCCGCCAACGACCTGTGATGATTCACCGGGCCCCCTTTGGTTCCCTGGAACGATTAATTGGCATTTTAATTGAAGAGTATGCAGGGGATTTTCCCCTCTGGTTAGCCCCCATTCAAGTGCGTTTGCTGGCGGTGAGTGATGAGTTTCTTCCCTTTGCCCAGTCAGTGGTTAAACAAATGCAATTTTTGGGTTTACGGGCCGAAGTGGATACCAGTGGCGATCGCCTAGGAAAAATGATTCGCAATGCAGAAAAGCAAAAAATCCCTGTTATGGCGGTAATTGGAGCCAAGGAAGTGGAAGCCAATGCCCTCAATATTCGCACCAGGGCTTCGGGGGAATTGGGAGAAATTCCTGTAACGGAAGTGTTAGAAAAATTACAAGCAACGGTGACCAACCACGATACTTGGTAG
- the argC gene encoding N-acetyl-gamma-glutamyl-phosphate reductase has product MGNEKARVGIIGASGYGGIQLVRLLLEHPQVELTYLAGHSSAGKPYSDLYPHLTHRVNLTIEPIDLEAIADRCDAVFLGLPNGLACDMAPVLLAKGCKVLDLSADYRFRNLNTYTEWYKKERQDQATNNQAVYGLPELYRDAIKDAQLIGCPGCYPTASLLALSPLLKQGFIAPETAIIDAKSGTSGGGREAKVNMLLAEAEGSLGAYGVAKHRHTPEIEQIASDLAGTELQVQFTPHLIPMVRGILATVYATLRDPGLVRDDLITIYSAFYRASPFVKILPHGVYPQTKWAWGTNLCYIGIEVDPRTGRVIVLSAIDNLVKGQAGQAVQCLNLMMGWEESLGLPQLAFYP; this is encoded by the coding sequence ATGGGGAATGAAAAAGCTAGAGTCGGTATCATTGGCGCATCGGGCTATGGCGGCATTCAGTTAGTACGTTTGTTGTTAGAACATCCCCAGGTGGAATTGACCTACCTAGCGGGGCACAGCAGTGCAGGGAAACCCTACAGTGACCTTTATCCCCATTTAACCCACCGGGTAAATCTCACCATCGAACCCATTGACCTAGAGGCGATCGCCGACCGCTGTGATGCGGTATTCCTTGGTTTGCCCAACGGCTTGGCCTGTGACATGGCCCCGGTATTATTGGCCAAAGGTTGTAAAGTTTTAGACCTGTCGGCGGACTATCGCTTTCGCAACCTCAACACCTACACGGAATGGTACAAAAAAGAGCGCCAAGACCAAGCTACCAATAACCAGGCCGTTTACGGCTTGCCGGAATTGTATCGGGATGCCATTAAGGATGCCCAACTAATTGGTTGCCCCGGCTGTTACCCCACCGCCAGTTTGCTAGCCCTTTCCCCGTTGCTCAAACAGGGTTTCATTGCGCCTGAAACCGCCATCATTGACGCCAAATCCGGTACTTCCGGGGGAGGCAGAGAAGCAAAAGTTAATATGCTTCTAGCGGAAGCCGAAGGATCTTTGGGGGCCTATGGCGTTGCCAAACACCGCCACACCCCTGAAATTGAGCAGATTGCCAGTGATTTAGCCGGTACGGAATTGCAAGTCCAGTTCACCCCCCACTTGATCCCCATGGTGCGGGGTATCTTAGCTACCGTTTATGCCACCCTGCGGGATCCGGGGTTAGTGCGAGATGATCTGATCACCATTTACAGTGCTTTTTACCGGGCTTCCCCCTTTGTGAAAATTTTGCCCCACGGGGTTTACCCCCAAACAAAATGGGCCTGGGGCACTAACCTTTGCTACATCGGCATTGAAGTGGATCCCCGCACTGGGCGGGTCATTGTCCTTTCCGCCATTGATAATTTGGTCAAAGGGCAGGCAGGGCAGGCTGTGCAATGCCTAAACCTGATGATGGGTTGGGAAGAATCCTTGGGCTTACCCCAACTCGCTTTTTATCCCTAG
- a CDS encoding methyltransferase domain-containing protein, producing MASATTASADLYEKIKDFYDDSSGLWEDVWGEHMHHGYYGPHGTYRIDRRQAQIDLIKELLAWAVPQDSGKPGKILDLGCGIGGSSLYLAQQYQAEVMGVSLSPVQVERAGERARAVALGSSCQFQVANALALPFASDSFDWVWSLESGEHMPNKAQFLQEAWRVLKPGGRLILATWCHRPIEPGNGPLTADERRHLQAIYDVYCLPYVVSLPDYEAIARECGFGEIKTADWSVAVAPFWERVMESALNPQVLWALGQAGPKIINAALCLRLMKWGYERGLVRFGLLTGIKPLV from the coding sequence ATGGCCAGCGCCACCACTGCCAGTGCAGATCTCTACGAAAAAATTAAGGACTTCTACGACGACTCCAGCGGTCTTTGGGAAGATGTTTGGGGTGAGCACATGCACCACGGCTACTACGGGCCCCACGGCACCTATCGGATCGATCGCCGTCAGGCCCAAATTGATCTGATTAAAGAACTATTGGCCTGGGCAGTGCCCCAAGATAGTGGTAAGCCAGGGAAAATTCTCGATTTAGGCTGTGGCATTGGCGGCAGCAGTTTGTATTTAGCCCAGCAATACCAAGCAGAAGTAATGGGGGTAAGTCTCTCCCCCGTACAGGTGGAACGGGCAGGGGAAAGAGCCCGGGCCGTGGCATTGGGCTCAAGCTGTCAGTTCCAAGTGGCCAATGCCTTAGCTTTACCCTTTGCTTCCGACTCTTTTGACTGGGTTTGGTCTCTGGAAAGTGGGGAGCACATGCCCAACAAAGCTCAGTTTTTGCAAGAGGCTTGGCGGGTACTTAAACCCGGTGGCCGTCTGATTTTAGCCACCTGGTGTCATCGTCCCATCGAGCCCGGCAATGGGCCCCTCACCGCCGATGAACGTCGTCATCTCCAAGCTATTTATGACGTGTACTGTTTACCCTATGTGGTTTCCCTGCCAGATTACGAGGCGATCGCCAGAGAATGCGGCTTTGGGGAAATTAAAACCGCCGATTGGTCTGTGGCGGTAGCCCCTTTTTGGGAGCGGGTGATGGAATCTGCCCTTAATCCCCAAGTGTTATGGGCCTTGGGGCAAGCGGGACCCAAAATTATTAATGCCGCCCTGTGTTTGCGATTAATGAAATGGGGTTATGAACGGGGATTGGTGCGTTTTGGCTTATTAACGGGGATAAAGCCTTTAGTTTGA
- the hppD gene encoding 4-hydroxyphenylpyruvate dioxygenase: MEFDYLHLYVDDYQSAHHCYQHQWGFTCLNKIITDQGITGIYQQGQILLMVSAPTSESDFSRYGHYLQKHPPGIGEVAWQIEAENWPSFSVHLEQKQIKTSPINHPLTGAEGLTFLAWGDVAHSVYPARPSLKSQKSHGSNLTTIDHVVLNIGADQFTQASQWYQQVFDWSVQQQFTINTFHSGLYSEALINANGKVQFNLNCPTTNTSQIETFLANNGGAGIQHVAFATDNIIETVGHLRAQGVEFLSVPPSYYKQQQQCSHFHHNYLNLDWDSLERLQILLDDQAHTGEQLLLQIFSLPCYGDGSLFWEIIERRHRAKGFGEGNFQALYEAVEALEQQLEVPQWSGKIY, encoded by the coding sequence ATGGAATTCGACTATCTTCATTTGTACGTTGACGATTATCAGTCAGCCCATCATTGCTATCAGCATCAATGGGGTTTCACTTGCTTAAATAAAATTATTACTGACCAGGGTATTACTGGCATTTACCAACAGGGGCAAATCCTGTTAATGGTTTCTGCTCCTACATCTGAATCCGATTTCAGTAGATATGGTCATTACCTACAAAAACATCCCCCCGGCATTGGCGAAGTGGCATGGCAAATAGAAGCAGAGAACTGGCCTAGTTTTTCCGTCCATCTAGAGCAAAAACAAATTAAAACTAGTCCTATTAACCATCCCCTCACTGGGGCAGAAGGATTAACTTTTTTAGCCTGGGGTGACGTGGCCCATAGTGTTTATCCAGCTCGTCCTTCCTTGAAGAGCCAAAAGTCCCATGGCTCTAACTTAACCACCATTGATCATGTGGTACTAAATATTGGAGCTGATCAATTTACCCAGGCTTCCCAATGGTATCAACAGGTGTTTGATTGGTCAGTGCAACAACAGTTTACTATTAATACTTTCCATTCTGGGTTATACAGTGAAGCGTTAATCAATGCCAATGGAAAAGTTCAGTTTAATCTCAACTGTCCGACTACAAATACTTCTCAGATAGAAACTTTTTTAGCTAACAATGGCGGGGCGGGTATTCAACACGTAGCTTTTGCCACCGACAATATTATTGAAACCGTGGGGCATCTGCGCGCTCAGGGAGTGGAATTTCTTTCTGTCCCCCCTAGCTATTACAAGCAACAACAACAGTGCAGTCACTTCCACCATAACTATTTAAATCTAGACTGGGATAGCCTAGAGCGTCTACAAATTCTCCTCGATGATCAAGCCCATACAGGTGAGCAGTTACTGCTACAAATTTTTAGCTTGCCTTGCTACGGAGACGGTAGTTTATTTTGGGAAATTATTGAACGTCGTCATCGGGCTAAGGGGTTTGGTGAAGGCAATTTTCAAGCTCTCTATGAAGCGGTGGAAGCTTTGGAACAACAGTTGGAAGTTCCCCAATGGTCTGGGAAGATTTACTAA